Proteins encoded together in one Prunus dulcis chromosome 3, ALMONDv2, whole genome shotgun sequence window:
- the LOC117621336 gene encoding B-box zinc finger protein 24-like, producing MKIQCDVCEKAPATVICCADEAALCAKCDVEVHAANKLASKHQRLLLQCLSKLNKLPRCDICQDKPAFIFCVEDRALFCQDCDGSVHSANSHSANHQRFLATGIRVALSSSCTTKDTETSSLEPPSHGSQQISTKLPTPQPSGFSSPWGVDDLLQLSDFESSDKKGSLEFGELEWIADMGLFGEQFPEEALAAAEVPQLPVSQQPNFTSYRPPKSNNPYKKPRNVMAEDDDEHFTVPDLGDFRHVPT from the exons atgaAAATTCAGTGTGATGTGTGCGAGAAGGCACCGGCGACAGTGATTTGTTGCGCAGATGAGGCGGCGCTGTGCGCCAAATGTGACGTTGAAGTGCATGCAGCAAACAAGCTTGCAAGCAAGCACCAGAGGCTTCTCCTTCAGTGTCTCTCCAAGTTGAACAAACTCCCGAGATGTGACATTTGCCAA GATAAGCCAGCTTTTATATTCTGTGTTGAAGACAGAGCCCTCTTTTGCCAGGATTGTGACGGATCAGTTCATTCGGCCAACAGCCACTCTGCCAACCACCAGAGGTTCCTCGCGACCGGAATCCGGGTGGCATTGAGCTCCAGTTGTACTACTAAGGACACTGAAACAAGTAGCTTGGAGCCACCCAGTCATGGCTCGCAGCAGATTTCAACAAAATTGCCAACACCTCAGCCTTCTGGCTTCTCATCCCCTTGGGGGGTTGATGACTTGCTGCAATTATCAGATTTTGAATCTTCTGACAAG AAAGGGTCGCTTGAGTTTGGAGAGCTTGAATGGATAGCAGATATGGGTCTTTTCGGTGAGCAGTTTCCGGAGGAAGCCTTGGCAGCTGCTGAAGTTCCTCAGCTTCCGGTATCACAGCAACCCAATTTTACCTCATATAGACCCCCCAAATCGAACAATCCATACAAGAAGCCAAGAAATGTAATGGCagaggatgatgatgagcaCTTTACTGTTCCTGATCTTGGAGATTTTAGACATGTACCAACTTGA
- the LOC117621335 gene encoding protein YIF1B-like, with amino-acid sequence MYNNVGAQPGVPIPPATSQPNPFGNTFYGAGSGLIRGGLGAYGEKILGSSSEYVQSNISRYFSDPQYYFQVNDQYVRNKLKVVLFPFLHRGHWTRITEPVGGRLSYKPPIYDINAPDLYIPFMAFGTYVVLAGFSLGLQGKFSPEALNWLFIKGLLGWFMQVALLKVTLLSLGGGEAPLLDMVAYAGYAFTGLCLAVLGRIVLSYSYYFLMPWTCLCMGVFLVKTMKRVLFAEVRSYDSSKHHYLLLFIALAQFPLFTWLGNVSVNWLI; translated from the exons ATGTACAATAATGTGGGAGCCCAGCCTGGAGTGCCAATACCGCCTGCAACTTCGCAGCCAAATCCGTTTGGAAATACGTTTTACGGTGCCGGTTCAGGACTTATCCGTGGTGGATTGGGCGCGTATGGAGAGAAAATTTTAGGATCAAGTTCTGAGTATGTACAAAGCAAT ATCAGTAGGTATTTCTCTGATCCTCAATACTACTTCCAAGTGAATGACCAGTATGTCCGGAACAAGTTGAAGGTTGTTCTATTTCCATTTCTTCACAGG ggCCACTGGACAAGAATAACTGAACCAGTAGGAGGCAGGCTGTCTTATAAACCCCCAATCTATGACATCAATGCACCAGACCTGTACATTCCATTTATGGCATTTGGTACCTATGTGGTACTGGCTGGCTTCTCATTGGGTCTTCAAGGAAA GTTTAGTCCTGAAGCTCTAAACTGGTTGTTTATCAAGGGATTGCTTGGCTGGTTTATGCAAGTTGCACTACTGAAAGTAACATTGCTTTCCTTGGGTGGTGGTGAGGCACCATTGCTGGACATGGTGGCATATGCTGGCTATGCTTTCACAGGGTTGTGCTTGGCCGTACTTGGACGGATTGTGTTGAGTTACTCATACTATTTTTTGATGCCTTGGACCTGTTTATGCATGGGAGTTTTCTTGGTGAAGACTATGAAAAGAGTCCTTTTTGCAGAGGTGAGGAGTTATGATTCAAGCAAGCATCATTATCTTTTGCTCTTTATCGCTTTGGCGCAGTTCCCTCTTTTTACATGGCTTGGCAACGTTAGTGTTAATTGGCTTATATAA